From Selenomonas sp. AB3002, one genomic window encodes:
- a CDS encoding glycosyltransferase family 52 — protein sequence MGIRQDIQRKNIHHYLRTKVHKLDIGTLFNKKQQIVIYGCGDLGKYLCDDIFEIYDILCFIDNASKAEMYHNIPIYSSFSLDLREVLINSEHLIVIVTPVWDFSNIYNYLMSISDKNEILPVNLLFTALEMGIDFSKYRFGSIYDEALRTMLHSHVTIKEIMCASSAYMFLQYLLLKDDWENTYFFLSDVFPNKLYHRMQAIGINCCKTASYDKEEKARLFDCIRLLALYASVRRLEVYAPDGMPEDVYFSRDKFTVLEDGTTNYLPKYVNRFRFMLPVLGDWQNATVYGYNQYAKKIILTGRLSIPEVIKDKVEVKNLKSLWYAKNEGVKEKILELFDVPIEDIRKYVKDGFDYILLTQPMKTFVYSFTNDEQLTMYKKILNKYDCSRVLIKPHPRDDFDYKNAFPECEVIRSDFPFEFFYFLDVPLEKIITIQSSAAMGLYPKEKVDMQFEYIKMFDEDLYDELTDIYNRS from the coding sequence ATGGGAATAAGACAAGATATTCAAAGAAAAAATATCCATCATTACTTGCGGACGAAAGTTCATAAACTGGATATAGGTACATTGTTCAATAAGAAGCAACAGATTGTTATATATGGTTGCGGAGACTTAGGGAAATATCTGTGTGATGACATTTTTGAAATCTATGATATACTTTGTTTTATAGATAATGCTTCAAAAGCAGAAATGTATCATAATATTCCAATATATTCTTCATTTTCCTTGGATTTAAGAGAGGTGTTAATTAATTCTGAACATCTTATAGTCATTGTGACGCCTGTATGGGATTTTTCAAATATATATAATTATTTAATGTCAATTTCAGATAAGAATGAAATATTACCCGTTAATCTGCTGTTTACAGCACTTGAAATGGGCATTGATTTTAGCAAGTATAGATTTGGTAGTATTTATGATGAAGCATTGCGAACTATGCTTCATAGTCATGTAACAATTAAGGAGATTATGTGTGCTAGTTCTGCTTATATGTTTCTTCAATACTTGCTTTTGAAAGATGACTGGGAGAATACCTATTTCTTCCTTAGTGATGTCTTTCCCAATAAACTGTATCATCGGATGCAAGCAATAGGAATTAATTGTTGTAAAACAGCATCGTATGATAAAGAGGAAAAAGCTCGTCTGTTTGATTGTATTAGATTGTTGGCTTTGTATGCATCGGTGCGTCGCTTAGAAGTTTACGCACCAGATGGGATGCCAGAAGATGTTTATTTTAGTCGGGATAAATTTACTGTATTGGAAGATGGCACTACAAATTATTTGCCTAAGTATGTAAATAGATTTAGATTTATGTTGCCTGTGCTAGGTGATTGGCAGAATGCTACAGTTTATGGATATAATCAGTATGCAAAAAAAATAATCCTTACTGGAAGATTGAGTATTCCTGAAGTGATAAAGGACAAAGTAGAAGTAAAAAACTTAAAATCTTTGTGGTATGCAAAAAATGAAGGCGTCAAGGAAAAAATCTTGGAACTTTTTGATGTTCCTATTGAAGATATCAGAAAATATGTAAAAGATGGTTTTGATTATATTTTGCTTACACAACCGATGAAAACATTTGTATATTCTTTTACTAATGATGAACAGTTGACAATGTATAAAAAAATATTAAATAAATATGATTGTTCTCGAGTGTTGATAAAACCTCATCCAAGAGATGATTTTGATTATAAAAACGCATTTCCAGAGTGTGAAGTTATTCGTAGTGATTTTCCGTTTGAATTTTTCTATTTTTTAGATGTTCCGCTAGAAAAGATTATAACAATACAATCGAGCGCAGCTATGGGACTATATCCTAAGGAGAAAGTTGATATGCAATTTGAATATATAAAAATGTTTGATGAGGATTTATATGACGAGTTAACTGATATATATAATCGTTCGTAG